The Amphiura filiformis chromosome 1, Afil_fr2py, whole genome shotgun sequence nucleotide sequence ggttcttttacAGAACTGCTTAGTTCTTCATTGAACCGTAGAATTATTTAATGTTCTACACAGAACTATTGTAATAATCTTTTTCTAAGCTTCTACGCGTGTAGAATACTTTAGTTACTTTAGAATACTTTAGGGGCATTGCGCCTTTTGACGACAGTGCTTTCCTGTGccttttttatgttatttttcgcttgtgatgtgtgttgcctaatgaataaaaaaaaaaaaaaaaaaaacttactaGCTTTTAAATTTATCACTATGGGACATGACATGGCACAGTTACTACCAGTTACTTTCTATAGTATGAGTGGGCACAGGCTAAATTATTGGTGCCAGCAAGTGTGGGACATGGAAAAGTTACTAGAAGTTACCAGTCGCTATCTATGCTATGATTGAGTTAATTGGTGTCAGAAAGTATCACCAGGGACACCAGGGACACAGCAACGTTACCAGGCACTGGCTATAGGTAAAAGTTGGGCTGGTGTTAAAGTAAAATTCCTGATGTCAAATTGCTTGCAGTCATGTTTAGATAAATCATCACCATAAGCATCACGGCAAACACTTTTGAAGGGGAagaattttatatttatgtgtccaagtctttgggcttgattgtcacattaTTCGAAAAATGCTCAAAAAAGCATGTTTATGGTCCTTATTTCCGAAAAATGACCAAATGTCaagatttgacttttattgccagtcagaactaactaaaggtttaggattaagggggtactacacccctgcggtaaatttgtgactaatttagcatttttctcaaaaaatgataacGCACTGGTaataaaatttatgtatattattggggcaagggatccaattacttcactgaaatttcagtgattcaagacaagtggttcagtataatatgataggatatgaggtacatcctagctgtacctcttttcttatcataaataacgaaccgcttgtcttgggtcactgaaattccagtgtagtaattggattccttgccctataatacggattaattttgttaccactgtgttattagtttttgagaaaaatgcaaaaatagacacaaatttattaaggggtgtagtacccccttaagctatgtttaatttggcaaaacatggTAATATTTGTTAATCCAAAACAATTAGAGCTGTTGAGTAATTGTGCTTAACATAAGAACCAGAAGAGTGGACACAAAGATGAGTGGACTCAAAGCAAAGAAGCAGGTGGAAGACAAAAGCATAGTATTTTACCTAAATAATAACTTATTATATCTCTGCAGTTTGCTGGATCACTGACACCATCCCGATTACTTGCAAAAACTTGTAAGATATACTGTGCATTCTGTAAATCGATTTTCTTGGATTCACGTAAGAGATACCTGCAAGTGCATGTAACAAAATGACATAAAGAAAGAAATGTTATTGTGAAAGATTACACCATGGCTTCAGCAATTAAGGTGAGCTATATGAAAACAGGAACTTCCGGATTATAATAACTCTTTACAGGCTTCCTAAATTACACAAACATCGCATGCCAATTATGGGCAATCGTCATCAGGAGCaacatatttatttcaaatatagtTCGCCTTGTGCGATTATTGTTAGGCATCGATGATATCTGCAGTTCATATCTGCAACCGTCAGATATCTGCAGTGTGTCAAATCTGCAGTGAGTCGGGTCCATATCTGTAGTTTCAGGTATCTAAGCGTGCGACTTGACGGCAGCTCTTGTGCCTCAAATCGGCAAGTTATGTTATTTGACCCATCGATAAAACGTAATGGCCACTTAAAACGCTAGACCGATGGATAAAAAACATTAAGATGACTTACCCAGTAATTTCCGTAGTGACTTCCGCTAGTGTTATCCAGCCTTTGGGAAGCTTTTCTGGTGAATTCACGTCTCGTATCCTCACAAGATACTTTAAGGGTTTGCTGTAATTAGCCCATGTATTCTCTGTCCAGCGAATCAAGACTTTGTATTCACCTTCTTTCTTGGCATCGCCGTATTCGATTGTGATAGGGTCTGGTGGAGCTGGCCAAGCTATGTGACAAATACGAATGAAACCAATGAATATCAGTAGATCACAGTATTCTGTATTCAAAGCACGGAAACTTCGGCCGTTGGTCAATAGTAATGTATATACATTATATCAAGTCCAAATCAAGGGgatctttttttaaattgatgAACATTACACTTTATACTTAATGAACCCGCTAAAGGTGACTTGGGGGTATTTCTTTGCTTTGAGTACATCTACCCAAAAATCTATAATGCCCCTACTTCCCATTATATACTTACGGAACCTTTTAGTCTTGACCACAGTGACTTTTGAGTGCTCACTCTGCTCTATGTGGTGGTACTTCGTGGTCATACAGAGCTCATAATTAGTAAAAGGGTCTAGATTCCTGATGGTCATCTTAAAGCTGGAGTTGCCCTTCGTCGGTCGAGCATATTTTAGATCATCCCTAGTGATTTGATATCCAGCTACTCCCATAGAATGGACCAGAGAGGACAATGTTTGGTTGTGAGTCGTTCTGTGTGTGGATGAAGGATATATTCGATTTACAGGCCAATTTCTGGACCGTACTTTCTTCACGGTTGTTTTTATGTGATCATTTATCGATTTGtccaacaaaacattattataatgttcaattataGACCTGAATTATACCAACAGCTGTCACATTAATAAACTTTATATATACAttcagcaatttttaacatagattgtGTGTGGTTATTTTAATTctttaaactgtacatttgtgtgtaaattgagggcgctatttacagaTATTTTAAATTTAAGTTATACtttatatttcatgataaaatattttttgaaaattctcttgtcatttgttagtctgtttgctgatgttctaataccattttacaagtgtctaccccttgtaaagatgcaaacaagattttagataaatagcgccaccattgttcaacttttctttaaaatgactcatttttacatgccatcaaacaaccgtgtcttaTCTGGTGAATGTTTTGtaatatatattataaaaaagaaataatatagTACGTGTTTGTTTACAATCTTCATCAGACCTGGACTTATTATACTCTGATTCTAGCTTACTAGAGGAGAGGTttgtttaatgaaaaacaaatacgTTTTAAGCATGTTCAGCTTGAAGTATTAGCTTTTATTGAAAAGCAGCGATAATGTTCATTCTTCTTTTATTTATGTGAGAGGGCAACTGCAAATGCTTAGCGTGCAGTATTTTCGATTGGTCACAATATGATTCTAACCCTCCATAAGATGATTTTCTTCACCCACTATTTGATAGACTTCTGGGACACTCCTCTGCAGGGACAGGGGTAGTGTAACAAAGGTAAGATTACGGTACTCACTAACACTGGGACGCATTGCGGCTTACCTCTTCCTGAAATATACAGTGTAGTAGTTGATTGGCCACACATACTCCAATGGGACCTCCCAGGTGATGGTAATGTTTGAGTACTGAGATGTGTACCGCACATTATGCGGTACTCCTATAACTGAAGAGACAAACAGACATACATTTTAAATAGAAAAGTATAAGTAGTGAATGGTACTTGACACAGGCACACTTGCAATTGCATGGTATAAAGTAATGCGTTTTAATGATCCCCCTTCCAATGGGTTCCAAATATAATTAATTTGGAACTGTATTTTTTGTTTGGTCttattataaacatatttttatatCGTATATCAAGCGTGACCTTTTGTAGAAATGGTTGTTTGGTGTGATTATTTGTTACTTTATCTaacattctattacctccacgacccattattcaaaatcgcgcactgtgatttgttgaaacgcgtcacgtgagagcccattattctgcaataatgggtcgagcgccgtaacacattctacgcacagcattacgcttggttacgcgtgcaatatttccgcgatacgcgctgtcaattacgcgtacgcgctccaccttgaagtaaacaacttaaaatatttgtgccaaaaaatgatattttctctttaaatcgcactattttctggtaattgaatagaaataaagggtgcagcattatcctttgcacgcaaataatgtgtcctcggcagtaaaaacgtttaataatgggttcggctgcgcctcacccattatttacgttttactgcctcgacacattatttgggtgtaaaggataaagcattaccctttatttcttaaatagacAATCCAATGTTgttgtaatttttattctataaactgtaaatttgtgtgcaaattggggTGCTATTTGTACGGGGGCACATAATAACCTACAATGTAAACTTATGAGTGCCCATCCCTTAACACAGTGGGAGATGAAGCCACGTATCCATGGTAATTTTGACGGATTGACAGGGTTACTAGGCGATGAGAAAAATCGCGTACATTGTCTGGAAAGtaagacgcgctcgtttgcgtgattgctgcgccattATTGCCcgtgtcaaatgcaacatgttccgtagacgggGCCATGTatatgtctgcttgtttgcgtccttgccaaaattgttgctatgcagtgttgacttcacttcACTAAAGTCAGTTGTCTAggtgctcgtttgtctggggggcatggtggcgcagcggtacgggctctacctcgcaattgGAGGGTTACGAATTCGCGCCAGGCGCGGCGGTGTGATCGTGTTGTGCAAGACGCTTTACCTGACTTGTCTCGCTCTACCTAGGGGTGAAATgaggagctgttaggaatatcaTCCATTGATCGCTGGTCAAAGGTATGAGCATAtgttgggcattgtatggcagtagacatattctaacgacagcggaataaatgtaaagcgctttaatACGTGTTAAAGGCGCTgtatataaatgacaacatttaaacatttatatatttatgcTTTAATTTGGCCAAAAAGACCTACATAAAGGATGGCCTTGGCGCCGAACACTTTACTTACAAGGGCATACATGTGTGTTGCAATGCTTCTGTTTTAGCCCTATTCCTCGGCATTCCCTGCCACCCCATTGCGCCGGCGGATTGGTACAGTTTCTAACTCGTAATCGGAAGCCTCCGCCACAACTAACGGGACAGTTTGACCACTCAGTCCAATGCGTCCATCTTCCATTGACTGTAAACATTAGAAAAGTGTGACGACAAGCAAGAATTCCAAATGCAATTAGGATGCATACTAAAGGATAATGAAATTgattaaaataattatcatacgccactttgtattgcgaccgacgaattggtGTTCCTTTCCTTCACTAGACTAttatatgccatagtcgatttttgagaaATGAAAAATAGACATGTATAAGCTAGTGTAACAACTGAATTTTATATACGGCgcgccgtcggatatcacattaccggtggacgtgcagccggtcaatgtgaaaactacagtactggtgcagccaatCACTGTGTGAAAGTGTGACGACACACTTTCACACAATCATGGTTACAAACTCCATATCTCCATATTGGCGAGGGAGCTATAATTTCACACAGTGACTGACTGCACATGTACTGTGgtttcacacattgaccggctgcactagtaatgtgatatccgacagCCCCGGCCGACGGCGCACCcgtatataaataaaatttagttcgtcggcagagtgctacactatcgtagcACATTTTTGGCCAATTTGAGATGTTAAcaaattatggaaggccataatAGAAACACaaattttaaaccaggttttaagtttcaaaattgcttaattatttatggtcaacatgccatgtttccacgaTATGGGTTACACACTCCATTAGCTCCATATTGGTGAAGGAGCAATATTACATGGGAAATGAAGTGACATAAACATTTTtagctttttttgtgtgttttcattGGTTGCGATGCATCTTTGCTACTTACTTGGACAGGGCTGTGTATTGCATCTTTGCCACATCGTGAATGGGTCTCTAGCAGGACAATCTTTGCCCTCTGGTCCAGGTCGTGGGTTGGTACAAGATCTTCCTCTGGCTTGAACACCACCTTTACAGCTTTTTGAACAGACTGACCACATTGACCAAGCGGTCCAGGATCCATCTGGTGAGagagttaacgcggctgtgtactctagccattgtttctttctcaaaattgagtttttatgatatgcttgtaccttgttatgttttttataaatacaaggaatgaaaatccagatttgtaaactccaactgcaatattttaaggattttatttcactattccactcgtgtttgaaattgaaaaggaaagaaaatctttgttgtaccagcaaggtacacgcgcgcaacagctcatcgcgttgcgtattgcgcaatttgttaacgcacaaatacgcgacgcatacgcgacgcttatctgcatgcgcggcgcatcttatggaaaaaccacggaagcactgatttcacaaaaacctagtggtcaaatggctccgttttagctgataaaatgtgggtttttcaagttctttccccgatttaaatatcaagttatgaatggatttcgctcaaacttctcaaggggctgtggatttacccgatgttcacgtaatataagtttcaaaaacgaaaactgtcgcattctcctgtgagattcgatgaaagtgcaaaatgtgaccactttaaacttcaacggccattatttcaatgttcattttctcggtaaaatgacgatttaggtacacgataactcaataaatacagcatctataggtaagcaaatatgatcatcgtaaaaagcatgatcgactcaagaaacggttttctcatttttttatattttggtctatttccgattttgggcatcattttgtgcaaataggcgttttgaattttaaaagttcattttgatgccttatatggtcaatatctcaaaaaataaggccaatatcaaaaaataaaaaaccgtttttggaatggagcctcaagattgagctaaaaacaaaataaaatattttggaaagagtgttttttgttatgatgtacctaacaaatattgccaaaaactcactttttgtgattttcttcaaaattgttgtttttaccccaaatctatatttatattaagatttattgatgtcttgccttcataaaaatgtatatttttatatgttttgcgcgaataattacaaagttattgcacttttactacatgtatgtctgagagtacacagccaccttaaaaaaGTGAATTGAACTGActtgtaaaaagaagttactaGCTGTTGCAGCGCCGTTGCATGCAGCGTGCGATCCATCGCTGGTGATCAAACGCTGGTAGCATTTTCCTGGAGTCGTACCTACAAAGTTGCCTTCAAGTTAACTGCTTGCGACGTTGACTACTACTATAGGGCATACTAGCGACTTATCGGTCAGATATCGGCTATCGTTTTTCTGATAAATACGAAGTTATGTCAAGCAAAGACGCTACGCTCTTGCGATTGCCTAATATGATGCATTTAAAGATGAGTCAAATGTATTATGATCAATAACAATCAGTTGATCAAAACCTACCCTCGCATTCTTTAGTATTACATGCTATTGTATTTAAAGAAGACCCTCTACAGTCGTTGCCTCCGTATGTGCGCGCCGGGTTATCACATGTGCGATTCCTGACCTTGATACCACCTCCACAGGTCACTGTACATGGGGCTTGCCAACCGGACCATTCACCCCAGTTGCCATTTactgaaagaaagaaatgaacatTTTTCAACTGGTCAAACATGATGCAATTAGGGTAGGTATGTGCCTCACACGTCACTGCACAAAAGTCAGGCCTTAATTCGGTCTACGGAATTGCAATTTAGCTTAAGCTTGACTCCCCTTCACCAAcaatcccccaaaaaaaaaacaaaaaaaaccacgtAGAGCCTGAAAATGTAAATATTATTGCAAGTCCAAAAAGAGCTTGGGTATAACAACGTTCAGCAGGAAAGGTCACCGTCGAACTTTGATATACAGACTGTCCATGATCTGGCAAGGAAACAGACAACCAAAAACAGCAGACAAACACACTTACCACCACAAACTTCACTATTACATCCATAAACCACCTCCGTCGTATTTCCATCGCAGTCCTTTCCTCCGGCGGCGGGTACAGGATTGGTGCAAGAAT carries:
- the LOC140156640 gene encoding coadhesin-like; its protein translation is MDRLNSTRQDRPKNDAQFENTLKLDGAWIEWTPWTTCSIRCGGTGTRSRTRSCTDPEPLCGGMDCVGDPSEDGICGTQSCDVDGNWSQWTEWTSCSVTCDFGIKSRSRSCTEPAPGGNGADCPGSNLRDNFYQEDKCMDVLICPVDGNWTSWSEWSECSVPCGGGFKSRNHSCTNPVPAAGGKDCDGNTTEVVYGCNSEVCGVNGNWGEWSGWQAPCTVTCGGGIKVRNRTCDNPARTYGGNDCRGSSLNTIACNTKECEDGSWTAWSMWSVCSKSCKGGVQARGRSCTNPRPGPEGKDCPARDPFTMWQRCNTQPCPINGRWTHWTEWSNCPVSCGGGFRLRVRNCTNPPAQWGGRECRGIGLKQKHCNTHVCPFIGVPHNVRYTSQYSNITITWEVPLEYVWPINYYTVYFRKRTTHNQTLSSLVHSMGVAGYQITRDDLKYARPTKGNSSFKMTIRNLDPFTNYELCMTTKYHHIEQSEHSKVTVVKTKRFPWPAPPDPITIEYGDAKKEGEYKVLIRWTENTWANYSKPLKYLVRIRDVNSPEKLPKGWITLAEVTTEITGYLLRESKKIDLQNAQYILQVFASNRDGVSDPANCRDIISYYLATRKSGPGVELYPITVNGVPTKFAAAAPLSGGTQAAILDASPLWIHLLTCYFLYITWGTV